One Podarcis muralis chromosome 1, rPodMur119.hap1.1, whole genome shotgun sequence genomic window carries:
- the LOC114601909 gene encoding glycine N-acyltransferase-like protein 3 — protein sequence MQILTCPSKLKLLETVLQRHLPQALPANGAVMHINRRNPAQHEVVVDSWPEFKVVLTRPRKEVVKDKQDCYSNFHTAFYRDVDAWRTLLENAEAIDWGKAFQLKGLQDGLYEAAREIAASRRVSLKPYFYQTTLHPDPSAYCQSRYRSGLFHFGSLNSSHSALLNENWSVGRNDWSLRYLDSLIHNFPSACLLDKEEQLVSWCLSDPMGCLTHGYTLPQYRGQGCVAAVTRATAVKLHACGFPLYGGVLADNQPSKQALKRQGFHILPLTNYALFFTPSLQPTR from the exons ATGCAGATCCTGACCTGCCCCTCCAAGTTGAAGCTGCTTGAGACTGTGCTGCAACGGCACCTGCCCCAGGCTCTTCCG GCCAACGGAGCTGTGATGCACATCAACCGCAGAAATCCAGCTCAGCACGAAGTGGTGGTGGACTCTTGGCCAGAGTTTAAAGTTGTCCTTACCCGCCCACGTAAGGAG GTAGTGAAAGACAAGCAGGATTGCTACTCCAACTTTCATACTGCTTTCTACCGGGATGTAGACGCCTGGCGAACACTCTTGGAAAATGCAGAAGCAATTGACTGGGGAAAGGCCttccagcttaaag GGCTCCAAGATGGCTTATATGAAGCTGCCAGAGAGATTGCAGCGTCCAGACGTGTCAGTCTTAAGCCATACTTCTACCAGACAACCCTGCATCCTGACCCATCTGCCTACTGTCAGAGCCG GTACAGAAGTGGCCTCTTCCACTTCGGCAGCCTAAACTCCTCCCATTCAGCTCTGCTCAATGAAAACTGGAGTGTTGGGCGCAATGATTGGAGCCTACGCTATCTGGACAGCCTGATCCACAACTTCCCTAGTGCTTGCCTCCTGGACAAAGAAGAACAGCTGGTTTCCTGGTGCCTTAGTGATCCAATGGGTTGTTTGACGCATGGCTACACTCTCCCTCAGTACCGAGGTCAAggctgtgtggcagctgtgacaAGGGCAACAGCTGTGAAGTTGCACGCATGTGGGTTCCCCCTGTATGGTGGGGTTTTGGCAGACAACCAGCCTAGCAAACAGGCATTGAAGCGGCAAGGATTCCACATCTTGCCCTTGACGAATTATGCGCTTTTCTTTACACCAAGCCTTCAGCCCACAAGATAA
- the LOC114601999 gene encoding glycine N-acyltransferase-like protein 3 isoform X1 produces the protein MLILSCASKLQLLETLLKRNLPQTVAVYGAVVNINRGNPVGHEVIVDSWPDCKVVLTRPRTEADTDNTDLYKNIYAAFYWDLDVYRRLLLDTDAVNWKQTFRLFGNQNGIYDVSKDAAAAKKIHLTATPHFTYLNPNPDKMPQRQLDPSFTISTLKSSHVDILNETWHHGGNEQSRRYLDNIVKCFPNICILDSNGHPISWGITDPLGAQIHGYTLPSHRRRGYLAIVLRALSMKSHVAGYPVYGHTALNNVQMQRLLEYMGSQRLSELCHLCIHSSV, from the exons ATGTTGATCCTATCCTGTGCGTCCAAGTTGCAGTTGCTGGAGACGCTGCTGAAGAGAAACCTCCCTCAGACAGTTGCG GTCTATGGTGCAGTCGTGAATATAAACCGTGGGAACCCAGTGGGCCATGAGGTGATTGTGGATTCTTGGCCAGATTGCAAAGTGGTCCTGACTCGTCCACGGACAGAG GCTGATACAGACAATACAGATTTGTATAAAAACATATACGCAGCCTTTTACTGGGATCTTGATGTGTACCGGAGACTGTTGCTGGACACAGATGCTGTCAACTGGAAGCAAACCTTTCGTCTCTTTG ggaaccagaatgGGATCTATGATGTCTCTAAAGATGCTGCTGCCGCCAAGAAAATACATCTGACTGCAACTCCCCACTTCACCTACCTGAACCCTAACCCAGATAAAATGCCTCAGCGCCA GCTAGATCCCAGCTTCACAATTTCCACCTTGAAAAGCTCCCATGTTGACATCCTAAATGAAACATGGCACCATGGGGGCAATGAACAAAGCCGACGGTACCTGGACAACATAGTGAAATGCTTCCCCAATATCTGCATCCTGGACAGCAATGGTCATCCTATCAGCTGGGGCATCACAGATCCACTTGGTGCACAAATACATGGCTACACCCTTCCATCCCACCGCCGAAGGGGCTACTTAGCTATAGTATTGAGGGCACTGTCCATGAAAAGCCATGTGGCAGGGTACCCTGTATATGGCCATACTGCCTTGAATAATGTCCAAATGCAGAGGTTGCTGGAATATATGGGCTCCCAGAGATTATCTGAATTGTGTCATCTCTGCATACATTCTTCAGTTTAg